In the genome of Notamacropus eugenii isolate mMacEug1 chromosome 5, mMacEug1.pri_v2, whole genome shotgun sequence, one region contains:
- the SBK3 gene encoding uncharacterized serine/threonine-protein kinase SBK3 has protein sequence MENGEQEPPEDGDLEEDTALALQRLVDLTASMVTPVRTLRSYYRLVQELGAGTYGRVLLARPRQGGPPVALKLLPRAFASQATFLREFCVGRCVSLHPGLLSTLAPPMQSPRYYAFAQEYAPCGDLSGMLEDRGLPDLQLKRVGIQLARALDFLHSRGLVHADVKPDNVLVFDRACHRVALGDFGLTRPEGCPAPAPPGPLPSAPPELCLLQPPDTLALRPQLDSWGLGVLLFCTATACFPWSVALAPDPGFETFAGWLTACPQPAQPPQSWAQFSLAAQTLLRGLLALEPEKRSLPVTVLDWAGEAWVVEEARAEEEEEEEEEEEEEEGCGGGGKEEGTGGDEEASLDEGSEEEEGGRLGTGSRGTQGTP, from the exons GAGGACACAGCATTGGCACTTCAACGTCTTGTTGACCTTACAGCCAGTATGGTGACTCCTGTTCGGACCCTGAGATCCTACTACCGACTGGTTCAGGAATTGGGAGCTGGCACCTATGGCCGTGTCCTCCTGGCTCGGCCCCGTCAAGGGG GTCCCCCTGTTGCACTGAAGTTGCTCCCACGGGCCTTTGCATCCCAGGCCACTTTCCTTCGAGAGTTCTGTGTGGGTCGCTGTGTCTCCTTGCACCCGGGCCTGCTCAGCACCCTGGCCCCACCAATGCAGAGCCCCCGCTACTATGCCTTTGCCCAGGAGTACGCACCCTGTGGAGACCTCAGTGGGATGTTGGAGGACAGG GGCCTCCCAGATCTCCAGCTGAAGCGAGTGGGGATCCAGTTGGCCAGAGCCCTGGACTTCCTGCACTCTAGGGGACTGGTCCACGCTGATGTCAAGCCTGACAATGTCCTGGTCTTTGACAGAGCCTGCCATCGAGTAGCCTTGGGGGACTTTGGGCTGACTCGGCCAGAGGGCTGCCCGGCCCCTGCCCCACCAGGCCCCCTGCCCTCTGCACCTCCAGAGCTCTGCCTCCTGCAGCCGCCTGACACCCTGGCCCTCCGACCACAGCTGGATTCCTGGGGGCTAGGAGTGCTACTGTTTTGTACTGCCACTGCCTGCTTTCCCTGGTCTGTGGCCCTGGCACCTGACCCTGGGTTCGAAACGTTTGCTGGCTGGCTGACAGCCTGTCCCCAGCCAGCCCAGCCCCCCCAGTCATGGGCCCAGTTCTCTCTGGCTGCTCAGACCCTCCTCCGAGGGCTGCTTGCCCTTGAGCCAGAGAAGAGGAGCCTTCCAGTCACTGTGCTGGACTGGGCTGGGGAGGCCTGGGTGGTGGAAGAGGCCAGggctgaggaagaggaggaggaggaggaggaggaggaggaggaggaaggctgtgggggaggagggaaggaggaaggcacTGGTGGGGACGAGGAGGCCAGCTTAGATGAGGGgtcagaggaagaggaaggaggtcgGCTAGGGACAGGGTCACGGGGCACCCAGGGGACTCCCTAA